The Halomicronema hongdechloris C2206 genome includes a window with the following:
- a CDS encoding leucyl aminopeptidase, with amino-acid sequence MEFYASDQSCLTWSGDCLAIGLTEADLPLSGRLAELDGRVSGLIQELVDEVDFKGKVGDTASTRVGSTVRKLGLVGLGAADTVTSESLRRAAASAARLAKAEKSGQLGLSLPWGSVDPAMAAQAMAEGIILALYEDTRFKSESDTQSKPLEQVSLLELPGQEAAIQTAWAVCHGVILARDLVSAPPNVVTPAKLAETAAEIASTYGMELEVLEREDCEKLGMGAYLGVAQASDLPPKFIHLTYRPNGTPRRKLAIIGKGLTFDSGGLNLKVSGSGIETMKIDMGGAAATFGTAKTIGELQPDVEVHFISAATENMISGHALRPGDILTASNGKTIEVNNTDAEGRLTLADALVFAEKLGLDAMVDLATLTGASIIALGDDIGSLFSPYDDLAQALSQAAETAGEKLWRMPLEEKYFEGMKSVVADMKNTGPRPGGSITAALFLKQFVKDTNWAHLDIAGPVWSEKEGPYHPPGATGYGVRTLVQWVLS; translated from the coding sequence ATGGAGTTTTACGCCTCAGATCAATCGTGTTTAACCTGGTCCGGTGACTGTCTAGCCATCGGCCTCACCGAAGCAGATTTGCCCCTGTCGGGTCGTTTAGCAGAGCTTGACGGCCGAGTGAGCGGCCTGATCCAAGAACTCGTCGATGAAGTGGACTTCAAGGGGAAAGTCGGCGATACGGCTAGCACTCGGGTGGGCAGTACCGTCCGCAAACTAGGACTCGTCGGGCTTGGGGCTGCCGACACGGTGACCTCAGAGTCCCTGCGGCGGGCAGCGGCCAGTGCCGCCCGTCTGGCCAAGGCCGAGAAGAGTGGCCAGCTAGGGCTGAGTTTACCCTGGGGCAGTGTTGACCCAGCCATGGCCGCCCAAGCCATGGCCGAAGGCATCATCCTGGCTCTCTACGAAGACACGCGCTTCAAATCCGAATCCGATACCCAAAGCAAACCCCTAGAGCAGGTGTCTTTGCTGGAGCTACCAGGGCAAGAGGCGGCCATCCAAACCGCCTGGGCGGTTTGTCACGGGGTAATTTTAGCCCGCGATTTGGTCTCGGCCCCGCCTAACGTGGTCACCCCGGCCAAGCTGGCCGAAACCGCCGCCGAGATTGCCAGCACCTATGGCATGGAGTTAGAGGTGCTGGAGCGAGAAGACTGTGAAAAATTAGGCATGGGAGCCTATCTCGGCGTGGCGCAAGCCTCAGATCTGCCGCCCAAGTTTATCCACCTGACCTATCGCCCCAACGGCACGCCGCGCCGGAAGCTGGCCATCATCGGCAAGGGCCTCACCTTCGACTCCGGGGGCCTCAATTTGAAGGTGTCCGGCAGTGGCATCGAGACCATGAAGATCGACATGGGCGGTGCCGCCGCCACCTTTGGCACCGCCAAGACCATCGGTGAGTTGCAGCCAGATGTGGAAGTGCACTTCATCAGTGCCGCCACCGAGAACATGATTAGCGGCCATGCCCTGCGCCCAGGAGATATTTTGACCGCCTCCAACGGCAAAACCATCGAAGTCAATAACACCGATGCCGAGGGCCGGTTGACCCTGGCCGATGCCCTGGTCTTTGCCGAGAAGTTGGGACTCGACGCCATGGTGGATCTGGCCACCCTGACCGGAGCCAGTATCATCGCCCTAGGAGATGACATTGGCAGCCTGTTCAGTCCCTACGATGATCTGGCTCAGGCGTTGAGCCAGGCAGCAGAAACTGCCGGGGAAAAGCTCTGGCGCATGCCCCTCGAGGAAAAATACTTCGAAGGCATGAAATCGGTGGTGGCCGACATGAAAAATACCGGCCCTCGTCCCGGCGGCTCCATTACTGCCGCCCTGTTCTTGAAGCAATTCGTCAAAGACACCAACTGGGCCCATTTAGACATTGCTGGGCCGGTGTGGAGTGAAAAAGAAGGACCCTACCACCCTCCGGGAGCGACGGGCTATGGTGTGCGCA
- a CDS encoding lytic transglycosylase domain-containing protein yields the protein MAAGQSEAAIATWQQLRQTYGDDPAAAAALYQLGQHDQRYLDQLLQRFPAHPRSVEVALARLSTASAPEQIRSLLLLVARHGLHHAEAEAVLKRLVTEYGASLRPEDWQAIGFGYWKKDIYGQAGPAYAKAPATPQTLYRAARGLQIGQRRDAAIATYRRLAQAFPKAPETAQGLLHLATLVPAQDALTILDQVIQRFPQRAAEALSRRADRLEALNSPTSAAQARQSLLSQYPEAEATIELRLNRARAAAAQQNWQAAIDWVAPISQADLTTEAAAEAIFWQGKWTLKAGRSDQAQQLFEQVLQAHPDSYFAWRAAVALGWNVGDFTTLRHQQPSVTAPPQRGPLPAGSAALEELYRLGQDRLAWNRWQVEVADPQQLTVDEQFTDGLMRLGTGDHLDGIYQLTSLANRDDSQARVQQLQQAPDYWHGLYPLLFSNLITHWSQQRQLNPLLVTALIRQESRFEPQIRSVAGAVGLMQVMPATADWIRGQIGLNDYRLDHPEDNVKLGTWYLDYTHREYDNHSLFAVASYNAGPGNVARWLRRGGFRDADEFAEQIPFAETKGYVEAVFGGYWNYLRLHDPAIARLPGINAVADSSSGLISHYNTHR from the coding sequence ATGGCGGCCGGTCAATCTGAGGCCGCGATCGCAACCTGGCAACAGTTACGGCAGACCTATGGGGACGATCCGGCAGCGGCAGCAGCCCTCTACCAGCTGGGGCAGCATGATCAGCGCTACCTAGACCAGCTGTTGCAGCGGTTTCCGGCCCACCCCCGCAGCGTCGAGGTGGCCCTAGCGCGATTATCAACGGCTTCCGCTCCAGAGCAGATCCGCTCCCTGTTGCTGTTGGTGGCCCGCCATGGGCTCCATCATGCTGAGGCCGAGGCCGTTCTGAAGCGATTGGTGACCGAGTACGGCGCCTCTCTCCGCCCGGAAGACTGGCAAGCCATTGGCTTTGGCTATTGGAAAAAAGATATCTATGGCCAGGCGGGGCCTGCCTATGCCAAGGCCCCAGCCACGCCCCAAACCCTCTATCGCGCCGCCCGGGGATTGCAGATCGGGCAGCGCCGTGACGCTGCGATCGCAACCTACCGTCGCCTGGCCCAGGCCTTCCCTAAAGCACCAGAGACGGCCCAGGGACTCTTGCATCTGGCCACGCTGGTCCCGGCCCAAGACGCCCTGACCATCCTCGACCAGGTGATTCAACGCTTTCCCCAGCGAGCCGCCGAGGCCCTATCCCGGCGAGCCGACCGTCTGGAAGCATTGAACAGCCCCACCTCGGCTGCCCAGGCCCGCCAGTCCCTGTTGAGTCAATACCCGGAGGCAGAGGCCACCATCGAGTTGCGCCTCAACCGCGCCCGGGCGGCTGCCGCCCAGCAAAACTGGCAAGCTGCCATCGACTGGGTCGCCCCTATTTCTCAAGCTGACCTCACCACTGAGGCCGCCGCCGAGGCCATCTTCTGGCAGGGGAAATGGACCTTAAAAGCGGGCCGGAGTGACCAAGCCCAGCAGCTATTCGAGCAAGTCCTGCAAGCGCACCCCGACTCTTACTTTGCCTGGCGCGCGGCCGTAGCCCTGGGCTGGAACGTCGGTGACTTCACTACCCTGCGACACCAGCAGCCCTCGGTCACAGCGCCACCCCAGCGGGGGCCTCTCCCAGCCGGGTCTGCCGCCTTAGAGGAACTCTACCGGCTGGGCCAAGATCGCCTGGCCTGGAACCGCTGGCAAGTAGAGGTCGCCGACCCACAGCAGCTCACGGTCGATGAGCAGTTCACTGACGGTCTGATGCGGCTGGGCACTGGCGATCACCTCGATGGGATTTACCAACTCACTAGCCTGGCTAACCGAGACGACTCCCAGGCCCGAGTGCAGCAGTTGCAGCAAGCCCCCGACTACTGGCACGGCCTCTATCCGCTGCTATTTAGCAACTTGATCACCCATTGGTCCCAGCAGCGCCAGCTCAATCCCCTCCTGGTCACCGCCTTAATTCGGCAAGAATCGCGGTTTGAGCCCCAGATCCGCTCCGTCGCCGGGGCCGTGGGGCTAATGCAGGTGATGCCGGCCACCGCCGACTGGATTCGCGGTCAGATTGGCCTCAACGACTATCGCCTCGACCATCCCGAGGACAATGTCAAACTCGGCACCTGGTATCTGGACTACACCCACCGAGAGTATGACAATCACTCTTTGTTTGCGGTAGCTAGCTACAATGCCGGTCCCGGCAACGTGGCCCGTTGGCTCCGTCGGGGCGGCTTCCGAGATGCCGATGAGTTTGCCGAACAAATTCCCTTCGCCGAAACTAAGGGCTATGTCGAGGCTGTCTTCGGCGGCTATTGGAACTATCTCAGGCTCCATGACCCAGCAATAGCCCGTCTGCCAGGGATAAATGCCGTAGCCGACTCCTCGTCTGGGCTAATTTCCCACTACAATACTCACCGTTAG
- a CDS encoding helix-turn-helix domain-containing protein, whose translation MAKLVPAQVEQLREIGAYLRQLRQQQGRTLEEVATQIFIRPALLHALEDANAELLPEPVFVQGFIRRYGDALGINGIEVASQFSVTPVAVLPDPAAAEADGGNGIVDKQTQHGLKVLSKADPQPTLTRTKLAWLGGGIVAIAAIAGIWGLTRAGWQWPSNWSVSLPEPSLPDPSSETASEPPEPTSPDPADSVTISPAEETPAEDPTAAPVTVQVELTAPSWMRVTVDGETIFEGIMGSGEQETWSGDREVKLVAGNAGGIELSLNGSEPMPLGDSGDVTTLTLTPTTDLNSLR comes from the coding sequence GTGGCCAAGTTAGTCCCGGCTCAAGTCGAGCAACTGCGAGAGATTGGTGCCTACCTACGTCAGCTGCGGCAACAACAAGGCCGCACCCTGGAAGAGGTGGCCACTCAAATTTTTATTCGACCGGCTTTACTACATGCCCTAGAAGACGCCAATGCCGAGCTGTTACCAGAACCCGTCTTTGTGCAGGGGTTTATTCGGCGCTATGGTGATGCCCTGGGAATCAACGGCATTGAGGTGGCCAGCCAGTTCTCAGTCACCCCAGTCGCCGTATTACCAGACCCTGCGGCGGCAGAGGCTGACGGTGGCAATGGCATCGTCGATAAGCAAACGCAGCATGGCTTGAAGGTGTTGTCTAAGGCTGATCCCCAACCAACATTGACGCGAACTAAGCTAGCCTGGCTGGGGGGAGGGATAGTTGCGATCGCAGCCATAGCAGGAATCTGGGGATTGACCAGAGCTGGATGGCAGTGGCCCAGTAATTGGAGCGTGTCCTTACCCGAGCCGAGTCTTCCCGACCCGTCCTCTGAGACTGCCAGTGAGCCACCGGAGCCAACCTCTCCAGACCCGGCAGACTCAGTCACCATCTCTCCGGCTGAGGAAACCCCGGCCGAGGACCCCACGGCTGCTCCCGTGACCGTTCAGGTGGAATTAACCGCTCCCTCTTGGATGCGAGTCACCGTGGATGGCGAAACCATCTTCGAGGGGATCATGGGAAGTGGCGAGCAAGAAACCTGGAGTGGCGACCGTGAAGTGAAGCTAGTGGCCGGCAATGCCGGTGGTATCGAGCTTTCCCTCAATGGCAGTGAGCCCATGCCCTTAGGCGATAGCGGTGATGTCACTACCCTGACCCTGACGCCCACCACCGATCTCAACAGCCTGCGTTAG
- the tatC gene encoding twin-arginine translocase subunit TatC, translated as MTPPPELETVEDRPATVDQAPNTSQDSDWDGPPDDVEMSLFDHLEELRLRIFLSLIAVLVGIIGCFFQVNRIVELLEVPAKGAKFLQLSPGEYFFVSLKVAGYSGLLIASPFILYQIIMFVLPGLTRRERKLLGPIVLGSSILFFAGLVFAYIALIPAALNFFISYGADVVEQLWSIDRYFEFVLLLLFSTGLAFQIPVIQVLLGLLGIASSDRMLSGWRYVLLGAAILGAILTPSTDPITQSLLGGAVLILYFSGIGMVKAIGR; from the coding sequence ATGACTCCGCCCCCTGAGCTAGAGACGGTCGAAGACCGCCCTGCCACTGTCGATCAAGCCCCCAATACCTCTCAGGACAGCGATTGGGACGGTCCCCCTGACGACGTCGAAATGTCCTTGTTCGATCACCTGGAGGAATTACGCCTGCGTATTTTCCTCTCGCTCATCGCTGTACTGGTGGGGATTATCGGCTGTTTTTTTCAAGTCAACCGCATCGTAGAGCTGTTAGAAGTTCCTGCCAAAGGCGCTAAGTTCCTGCAGCTCTCCCCAGGGGAATACTTCTTCGTTTCCCTTAAGGTGGCTGGCTATAGTGGCCTGCTGATAGCGAGTCCCTTCATCCTCTATCAGATCATCATGTTCGTGTTGCCAGGGCTGACCCGTCGAGAGCGGAAGCTACTAGGACCCATCGTGTTAGGCTCCAGTATTTTATTCTTTGCTGGCTTAGTCTTTGCCTACATTGCACTGATTCCAGCCGCCCTAAACTTCTTTATTAGCTATGGCGCTGACGTCGTCGAACAACTGTGGTCTATTGATCGTTACTTTGAATTTGTCCTGTTGTTGCTATTCAGCACCGGTCTAGCGTTCCAGATTCCGGTGATTCAAGTACTTCTAGGGCTCTTGGGCATTGCCTCCTCCGACCGCATGTTATCGGGATGGCGCTATGTTCTCTTAGGGGCTGCCATTCTGGGCGCCATCTTAACTCCCTCTACCGATCCAATTACCCAAAGTCTTCTGGGTGGAGCCGTGCTGATCTTATACTTCAGTGGCATCGGCATGGTCAAAGCCATCGGTCGATAA
- a CDS encoding universal stress protein translates to MFQRILVALDNSALRSTVFDQALSFAESTQAQLMLLHVLSAYDDSSPGLPVRSYHAYYPVLDSTAWESYQREWTVYEEAGLEKLRQEAARARERNIDTEFTQSAGEPTQVICDLARTWNADLIVIGSRGRRGLTELLLGSVSNYVTHHAPCSVLVVHGGQTVAADNSEEAVTTTA, encoded by the coding sequence ATGTTCCAGAGAATTCTGGTTGCGCTCGACAATTCCGCTTTGCGGAGCACGGTATTTGACCAAGCCCTATCCTTCGCAGAAAGCACGCAAGCTCAACTCATGCTACTGCATGTATTATCGGCTTACGACGATAGCAGTCCCGGCTTACCGGTACGGTCTTACCATGCGTATTATCCCGTCCTAGACAGCACTGCTTGGGAAAGTTATCAAAGAGAATGGACCGTCTACGAAGAAGCAGGCCTAGAGAAACTGCGACAGGAAGCGGCCCGGGCCCGTGAACGCAATATCGACACTGAGTTCACCCAATCAGCCGGGGAACCAACTCAGGTAATTTGTGATTTGGCGCGCACCTGGAATGCTGATTTAATCGTAATCGGTAGCCGGGGCCGTCGTGGCTTGACAGAACTGCTGCTAGGGAGTGTCAGCAACTATGTGACCCACCACGCTCCCTGCTCAGTCCTCGTAGTTCATGGCGGCCAAACCGTTGCTGCCGATAACTCCGAGGAAGCAGTGACGACGACAGCTTAG
- the psaI gene encoding photosystem I reaction center subunit VIII — translation MAASFLPSVMVPLVGLVFPATAMAFLFLYIERDDAA, via the coding sequence ATGGCTGCTTCCTTTTTGCCGTCCGTGATGGTTCCGTTAGTAGGTCTTGTGTTCCCTGCCACTGCAATGGCATTTCTATTTCTCTATATCGAGCGGGATGACGCCGCCTAA
- a CDS encoding ATP-binding protein: MLLQKRDIRTQSDPKALNTVLVWFDQFQELSLPHTIWLQCQLALIEGFTNAVRHAHQGLPENTPIDIEVTISQTTVDIYIWDSGPGFDLMAMLARKLRTTNHDSEGGRGLRIIHLIADQMTYQRMADHRNCLHICKHYQSEA; encoded by the coding sequence ATGCTGTTGCAAAAGCGGGATATTCGCACCCAGAGCGATCCTAAGGCCCTAAATACAGTCTTAGTTTGGTTTGACCAATTCCAAGAGCTATCGTTGCCCCATACTATCTGGTTGCAGTGTCAGTTGGCCTTGATTGAGGGCTTTACCAATGCTGTGCGCCACGCCCATCAAGGGTTACCCGAGAACACCCCGATTGATATCGAGGTCACCATATCCCAAACCACGGTCGATATTTATATCTGGGATTCAGGGCCAGGATTTGATCTGATGGCCATGTTGGCCCGAAAGCTACGCACAACTAACCATGATTCCGAGGGGGGGCGGGGCCTGCGAATCATCCATCTGATTGCAGACCAAATGACCTATCAGCGCATGGCAGATCATCGTAACTGCCTGCATATCTGCAAGCACTACCAGTCAGAGGCTTAG
- a CDS encoding esterase/lipase family protein: MGKNPVILIHGIDDTQAIFDSMAAYLEARGWPLHRFDLVPNNGDRGLEQLAQQLADYVTHQLPPQQPFDLLGFSMGGIVGRYYLQRLGGLTRVQRFVALSPPNQGSYLAYLRWNRGAKQLRPHSRFLQELNRDLHCLAHVAMTTLWTPFDLMILPAQSSVVPVGQTISLPVLGHTWMVSDSRCLAAVAAALSVTVESTIPTPGDHPGMTPTGSNRRTDGA, encoded by the coding sequence ATGGGCAAGAATCCGGTCATTCTGATTCACGGAATCGACGATACCCAAGCCATCTTCGATTCCATGGCAGCCTATTTGGAAGCCCGGGGTTGGCCGCTTCATCGATTCGATTTGGTCCCCAATAACGGTGATAGGGGACTAGAGCAATTGGCCCAGCAACTGGCTGATTACGTCACGCATCAGCTTCCTCCCCAGCAACCCTTTGATCTGCTGGGCTTTAGCATGGGAGGCATCGTGGGGCGCTACTACTTACAGCGGCTAGGCGGGCTGACTCGGGTGCAACGATTTGTGGCGCTGTCGCCGCCTAACCAAGGCTCCTACCTCGCCTATTTGCGCTGGAATAGAGGAGCAAAACAATTAAGACCCCATAGTCGCTTCCTACAAGAGCTCAACCGGGACCTGCATTGCCTGGCCCATGTAGCCATGACTACCCTCTGGACCCCCTTCGATTTGATGATTCTACCGGCCCAGAGTTCTGTGGTGCCCGTAGGTCAAACCATCAGCCTACCTGTGCTAGGACATACTTGGATGGTCAGTGATTCCCGCTGCTTAGCCGCAGTAGCTGCCGCCCTATCGGTTACTGTTGAGTCAACCATCCCCACCCCTGGTGATCACCCTGGCATGACCCCGACGGGATCCAACCGTCGCACTGATGGGGCATAG
- a CDS encoding DUF3493 domain-containing protein — MADRPTKPPGMSDEKYARLMAEVKAPYRGLRKFVYGAVGASGAIGAVIFLTQILAGREVYAALPNFLLQLGIVALMVFLFRLESRQS; from the coding sequence ATGGCTGATCGCCCGACCAAACCCCCTGGCATGAGTGATGAAAAATATGCCCGGCTCATGGCCGAGGTTAAAGCACCTTACCGAGGGCTGCGTAAGTTCGTCTATGGTGCCGTGGGGGCCTCTGGTGCCATTGGAGCTGTGATTTTTTTGACTCAGATCTTGGCTGGGCGAGAGGTCTACGCGGCCTTGCCCAACTTTCTGCTGCAGCTCGGGATCGTGGCCCTGATGGTTTTTCTGTTTCGCCTAGAGAGCCGCCAGTCTTAG
- a CDS encoding LexA family protein, producing MVLSLNDRQLLEGLKHLIAQHGYSPTIRELETHLGISSRSALQNTLERLRQQGCLTWQLGRARTYQLLAANLPLQGTIQAGYLVEHPTDTLEYVWVLPEHPGQRYLAQDYALKVCGDSMIDLQICQGDLVVMRPTNDLWSIKAGQVAAVWIEGEGATLKRLYYREGDASVILESGNQHCPRRQLSRHQIGLLGVLVSSPQNYWYSDRG from the coding sequence ATGGTTCTTTCCCTCAATGACCGGCAATTGCTGGAAGGCCTGAAGCATCTTATTGCCCAGCATGGCTATTCGCCCACCATTCGTGAGCTGGAGACGCATTTGGGGATATCCTCACGCTCGGCGCTTCAGAATACCCTAGAGCGGCTACGGCAGCAGGGATGTCTTACCTGGCAGCTGGGGCGAGCCCGCACCTACCAATTACTCGCAGCAAATCTACCGTTGCAGGGCACCATCCAAGCCGGCTATCTGGTAGAGCATCCCACCGATACCCTGGAATATGTCTGGGTTCTGCCGGAGCACCCAGGGCAGCGCTACTTAGCTCAAGATTATGCCCTCAAGGTTTGTGGCGATAGCATGATTGACTTACAGATTTGCCAAGGGGATTTGGTGGTGATGCGGCCGACCAATGATCTGTGGAGCATAAAGGCGGGGCAGGTGGCAGCAGTCTGGATCGAGGGGGAAGGAGCCACTCTGAAACGCCTATATTACCGAGAAGGCGATGCCTCAGTGATTCTAGAGTCAGGGAATCAGCATTGTCCCCGGCGTCAACTGTCCCGACATCAGATCGGCTTGCTAGGGGTATTAGTCAGTTCTCCTCAGAATTACTGGTATTCTGACCGTGGCTAG
- a CDS encoding 2'-5' RNA ligase family protein: MEHQPPIQNSPQPDDTPRWFIALLPPLPLQEQITAIKQEICDRYQSRAALRSPPHITLQPPFRWPLNRYESLLEHLSAIAQEHAPIPIQLSGFGAFPPRVIFIHVAKTPALMASQPAVMQALAERLGISDEKSKRRAFTPHLTVGFRDLTPKAFRQAWPEFRQRSFQAEFVASHLTLLRHDGQRWQIDGNVPFAGVLSPSHGQNTSNSEEN; the protein is encoded by the coding sequence ATGGAACACCAGCCCCCAATCCAGAATTCCCCGCAGCCCGACGATACCCCGCGATGGTTTATTGCCCTGCTGCCACCACTGCCGTTGCAGGAGCAGATAACGGCCATCAAACAGGAGATATGCGATCGCTACCAGAGTCGAGCGGCCCTGAGGTCACCACCCCACATTACCCTACAGCCTCCCTTTCGCTGGCCTTTGAATCGGTACGAGTCTCTCCTGGAGCATCTCAGTGCCATTGCCCAAGAGCATGCTCCGATTCCCATCCAGCTATCCGGGTTTGGGGCCTTCCCGCCCCGGGTGATTTTTATTCATGTGGCTAAGACCCCGGCACTCATGGCCAGTCAGCCAGCAGTGATGCAGGCATTAGCCGAGCGGCTAGGTATTAGCGACGAGAAATCCAAACGACGCGCCTTCACACCTCATCTGACCGTGGGCTTTCGCGATCTCACACCCAAGGCCTTTCGACAGGCCTGGCCTGAGTTTCGGCAGCGTTCCTTCCAGGCAGAGTTTGTCGCGTCCCACCTCACCCTGCTACGCCACGATGGACAACGCTGGCAAATTGACGGCAATGTTCCTTTTGCTGGGGTGCTGTCCCCTAGCCACGGTCAGAATACCAGTAATTCTGAGGAGAACTGA
- a CDS encoding YciI family protein → MPWFVKIERGIVNKAIFDQHVPAHMAYVKDLVAKGHQARSGYWAERGGGMLLFQAESLEDAEAIVAADPLIANHCVEYELHQWCIVVE, encoded by the coding sequence ATGCCTTGGTTCGTCAAAATCGAGCGGGGAATTGTCAATAAAGCCATCTTTGATCAGCACGTTCCGGCTCATATGGCCTATGTTAAGGATCTAGTTGCCAAGGGTCATCAGGCCCGCAGTGGCTATTGGGCCGAGCGCGGCGGTGGCATGCTCTTGTTTCAGGCCGAGTCTCTCGAGGATGCTGAGGCAATCGTTGCCGCTGACCCCCTAATTGCCAACCACTGTGTCGAGTATGAACTGCACCAGTGGTGCATTGTCGTCGAGTAA
- the smpB gene encoding SsrA-binding protein SmpB, which yields MADPSSGYKVISDNRQARYHYEILESYEAGIALTGTEVKSIRAGKVNLRDGFAQIRDGEVWLHNVHISPHSGTNPAYNHEPRRSRKLLLHGYEIRKLIGKVEQKGLTLVPLKMYLKRGMVKVNLALVRGKKLHDKRETLKRKQAKREIERALKGNY from the coding sequence ATGGCAGACCCCAGTAGCGGCTATAAAGTCATTAGCGATAATCGCCAGGCCCGTTACCACTATGAAATCCTGGAGAGCTATGAGGCCGGCATTGCCCTCACCGGGACTGAGGTGAAATCGATCCGGGCCGGCAAGGTGAACCTGCGGGATGGCTTTGCCCAGATCCGCGATGGGGAGGTCTGGCTGCACAATGTTCATATTTCTCCCCACAGTGGCACGAATCCGGCCTACAATCACGAGCCCCGCCGCAGCCGTAAGTTGCTCTTGCATGGCTATGAGATTCGCAAGCTCATTGGCAAGGTGGAGCAAAAGGGGCTGACCCTAGTGCCCTTGAAGATGTACCTGAAGCGAGGCATGGTCAAAGTCAACCTGGCTCTGGTGCGCGGTAAAAAACTCCACGACAAGCGGGAGACTCTGAAGCGCAAGCAGGCCAAGCGTGAGATTGAACGGGCGCTAAAGGGCAATTACTAA
- a CDS encoding peptide ligase PGM1-related protein encodes MVINVSPKPLVTQESEFRRLQAQLSSRWRPIDEFDLQERQILVVPSLSLDQQELEKIAGVHHYEERLLFALIRLRNPQTRLTYVTSQPLHPSIIDYYLELLPGIPSAHARDRLQLFSTYDSSKKPLTQKLLERPRLLAQIRKSLDPDQAYMVCFNSTSLERDLSLALGIPLLALDPDLLYWGTKSGSREIFAECGIPHPDGSELVWTQADLAEVTADLWQRQPHLRRIVIKLNQGFSGEGNALLELAPLAAVAPGEASRRERVEALQQAFSQLRFQCPIETWAHFYTKVRELGAIAEAFIEGDSKRSPSVQGRITPQAEVEILSTHDQVLGGPDGQIFLGCTFPADADYRLELQEMGRRIGQALAAKGALERYGVDFIAVRQPPGSPQPWQLQAIEINLRKGGTTHPFMALKLLVEGRYEPEDGMFYTRNGQPKFYRASDNLQKPAYRGLLPSDLMDIIISHRLHFNSSYGTGAAFHLMGCLSEYGKLGITCIGNTPAAAGAIYDQVVAALDRETAAFDE; translated from the coding sequence ATGGTCATTAATGTATCGCCGAAGCCATTGGTGACTCAGGAATCAGAATTTCGCCGCCTGCAGGCCCAACTCAGCAGTCGCTGGCGGCCCATTGATGAATTTGATCTGCAGGAACGCCAGATTCTGGTGGTGCCATCCCTCAGCTTAGACCAACAAGAACTCGAGAAAATCGCTGGGGTGCACCACTATGAAGAGCGGCTGCTGTTCGCGCTGATTCGGCTGCGCAATCCCCAGACGCGACTGACCTATGTCACCTCGCAGCCCTTGCATCCCAGCATCATCGATTACTATCTAGAGCTATTGCCCGGGATTCCCAGTGCCCATGCCCGGGATCGGCTGCAGCTCTTCTCCACCTACGATTCCTCCAAAAAACCCCTCACCCAAAAGCTGCTGGAACGGCCGCGGCTGCTGGCTCAGATCCGCAAGAGTCTAGATCCCGATCAGGCTTACATGGTGTGCTTCAACTCCACCTCTCTGGAGCGAGATCTCTCCTTAGCCCTAGGCATCCCCCTCTTGGCCCTAGATCCTGATCTGCTCTACTGGGGCACTAAGAGCGGTAGCCGAGAGATCTTCGCCGAATGTGGCATTCCCCATCCCGATGGCAGTGAATTGGTGTGGACTCAGGCAGACTTGGCTGAGGTCACCGCCGATCTGTGGCAGCGGCAGCCCCACCTCCGGCGGATTGTGATCAAACTCAACCAGGGCTTCTCGGGGGAAGGCAATGCCCTGCTAGAGTTGGCGCCGTTGGCCGCAGTCGCCCCAGGGGAAGCCTCCCGGCGGGAGCGGGTGGAGGCGCTGCAACAGGCCTTTAGCCAGCTGCGATTTCAATGCCCCATCGAGACTTGGGCGCATTTCTACACCAAGGTGCGGGAGTTAGGTGCGATCGCAGAGGCCTTCATCGAAGGTGACAGCAAACGCTCCCCCAGTGTGCAGGGGCGCATTACTCCCCAGGCCGAGGTCGAGATCCTCTCTACCCACGATCAAGTCTTAGGCGGTCCCGATGGCCAGATCTTCTTGGGCTGCACCTTTCCTGCCGACGCCGACTACCGCCTGGAACTCCAGGAAATGGGACGACGCATCGGTCAAGCCCTGGCTGCTAAAGGAGCCCTAGAGCGCTATGGGGTCGACTTCATTGCCGTACGCCAACCCCCCGGTAGTCCCCAACCCTGGCAACTGCAGGCCATCGAAATCAACCTGCGAAAGGGCGGCACCACCCACCCCTTCATGGCCCTAAAGCTATTGGTCGAGGGGCGCTACGAGCCAGAGGACGGTATGTTCTACACCCGCAACGGCCAGCCCAAATTTTACCGCGCCTCCGATAACCTACAAAAGCCTGCCTATCGAGGCCTGCTCCCGAGTGACTTGATGGATATCATCATCAGTCATCGGCTGCATTTCAATTCCAGTTACGGCACTGGGGCCGCCTTTCACCTCATGGGGTGCCTCTCGGAATACGGCAAGCTGGGCATTACCTGCATCGGCAATACCCCCGCCGCTGCCGGGGCCATCTACGACCAGGTGGTGGCTGCCCTAGATCGGGAAACAGCAGCCTTTGATGAGTAG